In a genomic window of Saccharothrix sp. HUAS TT1:
- a CDS encoding carbohydrate-binding protein: protein MRVKNVIACVGLLAGALVVATSAAQAAPTRYEAESSPAVCSGTIDSNWSGYSGSGFCNGANSTSGYAQFTVTASAAGTATVGVRFANGTTTARSADVVVNGATAQTASFEGTGAWSTWVTKTFSVPVTAGSNTIRLNPTTSGGLPNVDHLDFEAGGTQPQPPGGLVGWASQAGGTTGGAGGTTVTVSTFADLRTQAQASGARTILVSGMISGSGTVEVSANKTIRGVGSGSGISGTTLNIEDARPANVIIQNLNIRGVVGADAIQIENASHVWIDHNTMSSTIADDPDHYDGMIDMTHAADYITVSWNVIRDHWKTSLVGHSDGNASEDRGHLRITYHHNWFDRTFERSPRVRFGETVHVFNNYYTNVRNNADSYAIASTMDAGVLVEGNVFENVQQACWSASGYADSDPGRLVARDNSFTNSGPCEVNGSVAAVPYSYTAEASGAVKSSVTAGAGAGRI from the coding sequence ATGCGCGTGAAGAATGTGATCGCGTGCGTCGGGCTGTTAGCCGGCGCACTGGTCGTGGCGACTTCCGCCGCGCAGGCCGCGCCGACGCGGTACGAGGCGGAGAGTTCACCGGCGGTGTGTTCCGGCACGATCGACAGCAACTGGTCCGGTTACTCCGGCAGCGGTTTCTGCAACGGCGCCAACTCCACGAGCGGCTACGCCCAGTTCACCGTCACCGCGTCCGCCGCGGGCACCGCGACGGTCGGCGTCCGGTTCGCCAACGGCACCACCACGGCCCGGTCTGCCGACGTGGTAGTCAACGGCGCCACGGCGCAGACGGCCTCGTTCGAGGGCACCGGCGCCTGGTCCACGTGGGTGACCAAGACCTTCAGCGTGCCGGTCACGGCGGGCAGCAACACCATCCGGCTGAACCCGACCACGTCCGGCGGCCTGCCCAACGTCGACCACCTCGACTTCGAGGCCGGCGGCACCCAGCCGCAGCCGCCCGGCGGGCTGGTCGGCTGGGCCTCCCAGGCGGGCGGCACCACCGGCGGCGCGGGCGGGACCACGGTCACCGTGAGCACGTTCGCCGACCTGCGGACCCAGGCGCAGGCGTCCGGCGCGCGGACCATCCTGGTCAGCGGGATGATCAGCGGCTCGGGCACCGTCGAGGTCAGCGCGAACAAGACGATCCGGGGCGTCGGCTCGGGGTCGGGCATCTCCGGCACCACCCTCAACATCGAGGACGCGCGGCCGGCGAACGTGATCATCCAGAACCTGAACATCCGCGGCGTGGTCGGCGCCGACGCGATCCAGATCGAGAACGCCAGCCACGTGTGGATCGACCACAACACCATGTCCAGCACCATCGCCGACGACCCCGACCACTACGACGGCATGATCGACATGACCCACGCCGCCGACTACATCACGGTCTCCTGGAACGTCATCCGGGACCACTGGAAGACCTCGCTGGTCGGCCACTCCGACGGCAACGCGAGCGAGGACCGCGGCCACCTGCGGATCACCTACCACCACAACTGGTTCGACCGGACCTTCGAGCGCAGCCCCCGGGTGCGCTTCGGCGAGACGGTCCACGTGTTCAACAACTACTACACCAACGTGCGCAACAACGCGGACTCGTACGCCATCGCGTCCACAATGGATGCCGGTGTCCTGGTGGAGGGCAACGTCTTCGAGAACGTCCAGCAGGCGTGCTGGTCGGCGAGCGGCTACGCCGACTCCGACCCGGGCCGGCTGGTGGCGAGGGACAACTCGTTCACCAACTCCGGGCCGTGCGAGGTGAACGGCAGCGTGGCGGCCGTGCCGTACAGCTACACGGCGGAGGCGTCCGGCGCGGTGAAGTCGTCGGTGACGGCGGGCGCGGGCGCGGGCCGGATCTGA